One stretch of Clavelina lepadiformis chromosome 6, kaClaLepa1.1, whole genome shotgun sequence DNA includes these proteins:
- the LOC143463558 gene encoding beta-1,3-galactosyltransferase brn-like, whose amino-acid sequence MKIFLFRKQKLSYFIVVLGLAIWTFFLIIKEFSSAHLYFRYGKSRRNPNANKNQSATQTEMTLQPRNVRSSNKTATLGEFLPETASVSTTLDDFLKEPVLNSEIKINSCLSGKKRQAGKSVSWSMIIFIKSAADNRIRRDWIRKAWGSIGYLDGATFQTVFVIGQADATTQALLDEEHIRYRDILQVDASDAYLDVGLKTLSGMQWTSDKLPHQYFYSSGDDDMMIDLVKIKEAVDENIAKVSEKKWPEFPIICTYKTKLFGRPIREKKHKNYISRQDYRGMLWPKYCLGGFYTTSVRVIRQLWEASLNSKRINTDDVFITGILREKIGMPAAMVVPGIRHTCQHMGGFNADKFNELWSNLSKKLKKRNICLNPYIN is encoded by the exons atgaaaatatttctcttCCGCAAGCAAAAACTTTcttattttattgttgtgtTAGGACTTGCCATTTGGACTTTCTTCCTAATTATCAAAGAATTCAGCTCTGCCCACCTTTATTT cCGATATGGTAAATCGCGCCGGAATCCCAATGCCAATAAAAATCAGTCAGCGACGCAGACGGAAATGACGTTGCAACCAAGGAACGTCAGATCTTCTAATAAAACCGCTACCTTGGGTGAATTTTTGCCTGAGACCGCTTCAGTATCTACAACATTGGACGACTTTTTAAAAGAACCGGTTTTGAACTCTGAAATCAAAATCAACAGTTGTTTGTCAG GAAAAAAGAGGCAGGCAGGAAAAAGCGTATCTTGGAGCatgattattttcataaaatcagCTGCAGATAACAGAATACGTCGCGATTGGATACGCAAAGCCTGGGGTTCTATTGGCTATCTCGATGGCGCCACTtttcaaactgtttttgtgattggtcaaGCGGATGCAACGACTCAAGCTTTATTGGACGAGGAACATATTAGATATAGAGACATATTACAAGTCGACGCTTCGGACGCATACCT AGATGTCGGTTTGAAGACGTTATCGGGGATGCAGTGGACCTCAGACAAGCTTCCCCATCAATATTTCTACTCCAGCGGTGATGATGATATGATGATTGATCTCGTAAAAATAAAAGAGGCCgttgatgaaaacattgcaaaagtttctGAGAAAAAGTGgccagaatttccaatcatttgcaCTTATAAGACTAAACTGTTTGGTCGTCCTATACGGGAAAAGAAGCACAAAAATTATATCTCAAGACAGGATTATCGTGGAATGCTTTGGCCCAAGTATTGTCTAGGTGGATTCTACACAACCAGCGTCCGCGTCATCAGACAATTGTGGGAAGCGTCGTTGAATTCAAAGCGCATAAATACAGACGACGTTTTCATAACTGGAATACTTCGAGAAAAAATCGGAATGCCCGCTGCAATGGTTGTGCCAGGAATACGTCATACCTGCCAACACATGGGTGGATTCAATGCCGATAAGTTTAATGAACTTTGGTCAAATTTATCaaagaaacttaaaaaaaggaatatttgtttgaatccatacatcaattaa
- the LOC143463559 gene encoding beta-2-glycoprotein 1-like yields the protein MSDVYFYSYTCNLNYYLVGFSEAECTDIYENDEFGDWTFPVATCQPIVCEPSFEELENGQVSCTNESYAGSNCTFNCDPTYKIEGNSSSYCLDDGDDDRTGSWTQEIPECQSNSDGADDPTPI from the exons ATGTCagatgtttatttttacagttATACTTGTAATCTAAACTACTATTTGGTGGGCTTTTCGGAAGCCGAATGCACAGACATCTATGAAAACGACGAGTTTGGTGATTGGACGTTTCCGGTAGCCACATGTCAAC CAATCGTATGTGAGCCTTCGTTCGAGGAATTAGAAAACGGCCAGGTGTCCTGTACCAATGAAAGCTATGCCGGAAGCAACTGCACCTTCAACTGCGATCCCACATACAAAATTGAAGGAAACTCAAGTTCATATTGTCTTGATGATGGTGATGACGACCGAACCGGAAGTTGGACTCAAGAGATTCCAGAATGTCAAAGTAATTCCGACGGTGCCGACGACCCAACACCAATCTAG